Part of the Planococcus plakortidis genome is shown below.
TAGGGCTAGCCTCAAGATAGAGAATCCTGGAGGTAGAGCACTGTTTGGACTAGGGGCCCATCCCGGGTTACCGAATTCAGACAAACTCCGAATGCCAGTGATTTATGCTTGGGAGTCAGACTGCGAGTGATAAGATCCGTAGTCAAGAGGGAAACAGCCCAGACCACCAGCTAAGGTCCCCAAATATCCGTTAAGTGGAAAAGGATGTGGCGTTGCTTAGACAACCAGGATGTTGGCTTAGAAGCAGCCATCATTTAAAGAGTGCGTAATAGCTCACTGGTCGAGTGACACTGCGCCGAAAATGTACCGGGGCTAAACGGATTACCGAAGCTGTGGATGGACATCTGAGATGTCCGTGGTAGGAGAGCGTTCTAAGGGCGGTGAAGTCAGACCGGAAGGACTGGTGGAGCGCTTAGAAGTGAGAATGCCGGTATGAGTAACGAAAGACGGGTGAGAATCCCGTCCACCGAATGCCTAAGGTTTCCTGAGGAAGGCTCGTCCGCTCAGGGTTAGTCGGGACCTAAGTCGAGGCCGATAGGCGTAGACGATGGACAACAGGTTGATATTCCTGTACCACCTCCCCGCCGTTTGAGTAATGGGGGGACGCAGAAGGATAGGGTGAGCGTGCCGTTGGTTGTGCACGTCCAAGTTGTGAGATGAGAAACGAGGCAAATCCCGTTTCTGTATACATCAAGCAGTGATGGCAAGAGGTTTAACCTCAGAGTCCCTGATTTCACACTGCCAAGAAAAGCCTCTAGCGAGGCGGGAGGTGCCCGTACCGCAAACCGACACAGGTAGGCGAGAAGAGAATTCTAAGGTGAGCGAGTGAACTCTCGTTAAGGAACTCGGCAAAATGACCCCGTAACTTCGGGAGAAGGGGTGCTCTGGTAGGGTGAATAGCCCGAGAGAGCCGCAGTGAATAGGCCCAGGCGACTGTTTAGCAAAAACACAGGTCTCTGCAAAACCGTAAGGTGACGTATAGGGGCTGACGCCTGCCCGGTGCTGGAAGGTTAAGGGGAGTGCTTAGCGCAAGCGAAGGTGCGAACCGAAGCCCCAGTAAACGGCGGCCGTAACTATAACGGTCCTAAGGTAGCGAAATTCCTTGTCGGGTAAGTTCCGACCCGCACGAAAGGCGTAACGATCTGGGCACTGTCTCAACGAGAGACTCGGTGAAATTATAGTACCTGTGAAGATGCAGGTTACCCGCGACAGGACGGAAAGACCCCGTGGAGCTTTACTGTAGCCTGATATTGAATTTTGGTGCAACTTGTACAGGATAGGTAGGAGCCAGAGAACCCGGAGCGCCAGCTTCGGGGGAGGCGTCGGTGGGATACTACCCTGGTTGTATTGAACTTCTAACCCACAAGCCTAAGCGGCTTGGGAGACAGTGTCAGGCGGGCAGTTTGACTGGGGCGGTCGCCTCCTAAAGAGTAACGGAGGCGCTCAAAGGTTCCCTCAGAATGGTTGGAAATCATTCGCAGAGTGTAAAGGCACAAGGGAGCTTGACTGCGAGACGGACAGGTCGAGCAGGGTCGAAAGACGGACTTAGTGATCCGGTGGTTCCGCATGGAAGGGCCATCGCTCAACGGATAAAAGCTACCCCGGGGATAACAGGCTTATCTCCCCCAAGAGTCCACATCGACGGGGAGGTTTGGCACCTCGATGTCGGCTCATCGCATCCTGGGGCTGTAGTCGGTCCCAAGGGTTGGGCTGTTCGCCCATTAAAGCGGTACGCGAGCTGGGTTCAGAACGTCGTGAGACAGTTCGGTCCCTATCCGTCGCGGGCGCAGGAAATTTGAGAGGAGCTGTCCTTAGTACGAGAGGACCGGGATGGACACACCGCTGGTGTACCAGTTGTTCTGCCAAGAGCATCGCTGGGTAGCTATGTGTGGCCGGGATAAGTGCTGAAAGCATCTAAGCACGAAGCCCCCCTCAAGATGAGATTTCCCATTGCGCAAGCAAGTAAGATCCCTCAAAGACGATGAGGTAGATAGGTTCGGGGTGGAAGCGTGGCGACACGTGCAGCTGACGAATACTAATCGATCGAGGACTTAACCAACAAACTGAAACGCGTTTCCAATGTCGATTTATCCAGTTTTGAAAGAATAAGATAATATTTTTTAAAATAATACTTGAAAAAATCGGTATTATTGATATAATAAATCTTGTCTTTCAAATTAATACAGTCTAGTGATGATGGCAAAGAGGCCACACCCGTCCCCATCCCGAACACGGAAGTTAAGCTCTTTTGCGCCGATGGTAGTTGGGGGTTTCCCCCTGTGAGAGTAGGACGTCGCTAGGCTAGTTATTATTCCGAAGTAGCTCAGTGGTAGAGCACCGCACTGTTAATGCGATGGTCGTAGGTTCGAATCCTACCTTCGGAGCCAATTATGGAGAGCTGTCCGAGTGGCCGAAGGAGCATGATTGGAAATCATGTAGGCGGGCAACCGTCTCAAGGGTTCGAATCCCTTGCTCTCCGCCAGTATCTCAAGCTCAAAATTATGGCCCCTTGGTCAAGCGGTTAAGACACCGCCCTTTCACGGCGGTAACACGGGTTCGAATCCCGTAGGGGTCACCATTCATGGAGGATTAGCTCAGCTGGGAGAGCATCTGCCTTACAAGCAGAGGGTCGGCGGTTCGATCCCGTCATCCTCCACCATTTCTTTTATACATATAATCAATATAGAAGGAAACTTTAAGATTATCGCGGGGTGGAGCAGTTCGGTAGCTCGTTGGGCTCATAACCCAAAGGTCGCAGGTTCAAATCCTGCCCCCGCAACCAAATGGTCCCGTGGTGTAGCGGTTAACATGCCTGCCTGTCACGCAGGAGATCGCCGGTTCGATCCCGGTCGGGACCGCCATTTTTTAAATAATATGGGTCAGTAGCTCAGTTGGTAGAGCATTAGATTGAAGCTCTAAGTGTCGGCGGTTCGATTCCGTCCTGACCCACCATATTTTTTCTCCATGCCGGAGTAGCTCAACTGGTAGAGCAACTGACTTGTAATCAGTAGGTTGAGGGTTCAAGTCCTTTCTCCGGCACCATTCGGTGGGGTAGCGAAGTGGCTAAACGCGGCGGACTGTAAATCCGCTCCTTCGGGTTCGGCAGTTCGAATCTGCCCCCACCACCAGTTTTTAGGGGCATAGTTTAAAGGTAGAACAGAGGTCTCCAAAACCTCCGGTGTGGGTTCGATTCCTACTGCCCCTGCCAATTTACTTGAATATTAAGATGGCGGTCGTGGCGAAGTGGTTAACGCACCGGATTGTGATTCCGGCATTCGGGGGTTCAATTCCCCTCGTCCGCCCCTTGCTTTTCATCAAATTTCAAATTCAATGTACTAATAACGTGGCGGTCGTGGCGAAGTGGTTAACGCACCGGATTGTGATTCCGGCATTCGGGGGTTCAATTCCCCTCGTCCGCCCCAGTATTATTGGGGTATAGCCAAGCGGTAAGGCAACGGGTTTTGATCCCGTCATGCCCTGGTTCGAATCCAGGTACCCCAGCTTTTGCGGAAGTAGTTCAGTGGTAGAACGCCACCTTGCCAAGGTGGAGGTCGCGGGTTCGACCCCCGTCTTCCGCTCCATTATATCTAGGCGGCATAGCCAAGCGGTAAGGCATGGGTCTGCAACACCCTTACCACCGGTTCGAGTCCGGTTGCCGCCTCCAAAATATTTTGCCGGCGTGGCGGAATTGGCAGACGCGCGGGACTCAAAATCCCGTTCCTTCACGGGAGTGTCGGTTCGACCCCGACCGCCGGTATCATGCTCATCACTCTGCCAAGTGATGAAGAAAAACCCTGACTCTTATGTCAGGTTTTTTTTCTTTGGATAATTTAATAAAATTATTAGAATTGAGTTGGTGAAAGTTTTTTTAAAAAAAACAAAAAACCCCTTGCAAAGTAATCGATTTATTAATATAATAATTAATGTTCCTAAAGCAGTACTAGATGCTGCTGGATCTTACTTTGCCGGCGTGGCGGAATTGGCAGACGCGCGGGACTCAAAATCCCGTTCCTTCACGGGAGTGTCGGTTCGACCCCGACCGCCGGTATCATATTCATCACTCTGCCAAGTGATGTAAACTGTAAAGCCCTGACTTAGTCAGGGTTTTTTTTGTGCCTTAAAGTATGTAGTTTTCGAAATGCGTAATAGTTGCTATTGATCGTTCAATAAATTTATTTTTGTGTATTATATTTATTTCATGAATAGGGAAGCATATAAAATACTTATTATGGATGTGAAGTGATATTTTCTTCTTTATCTTGAGGAGAAGTAAATCTGATGGAATGGACAGATGTGCTAGATAAGGGATGTAGACTCTAGGGACGGGTCTATTCCTTAGAAATTTGAGAAAGGGAAAGGGGCAGCTTTCATTGGAAGTTGTCTTTTTCTATTTTTTGGCACTTGTTTGACGAAAAGAAAGGAAGTCTATACGGTGCGTGTTATAATAATCAAAATCATGATCTTGCAGGGGTGAGAGTATGACTGAAGAACGCTGGTTTGATGAAGAGATTATGGATATTCTTGATAAACAAGCCGTACGTTTAGGAGAAGGTTTGAGACAGGACGAAGCAATCCATAGGCTTGAAGTATGGGGGCATAATGAATTGCCTGAAGGAAAACGTGAGCCTGCCATTATAAAATTCCTTAAGCATTTCCACGATGTTTTGATTTATGTTCTGCTGGCAGCAGCAATTATTACAGTCGTTCTCGGACATTATATTGATACGATAGTCATTCTGGCTGTTGTGGTCATCAATGCAGCAATCGGTTATATTCAACAGAATAAGGCGGAAAAAGCGTTGGATAGTATCCGTGATATGTTGTCAATTAAGGCAGCAGTTCTGCGATCTGGCAAACGGATTGAAATCCTGGCGACTGAACTTGTGCCAGGAGATCTTGTTTACTTGAGGGCTGGCGATAAAGTGCCGGCAGATATGCGTCTTGCAGAGGAGGCGAATTTGCTGGTGGAAGAATCGTCTTTGACGGGCGAGTCGGAAGCTGTCGAAAAACAGACAGATAAGCTTCCAGCAGACACAGTACTCGGTGATCGCACTAATATGGTGTTTGCGGGAACATCTATCGCGTCAGGTTCAGGTATTGGTATTGTTACAGCTACAGGAGGATCTACTGAACTTGGGAAAATCAGCAGTGCGATGGAGTCTGTTGAGAAATTACAGACTCCTTTGTTGAAACAGACGGCTCAATTCGGGAAACGTATTTCGATGATTATTGTGCTATGCGCGATCGGTATGTTCTTTATCGGTTACTCGTTCCATGACTATGCTACAGCTGAATTATTGCTAGCAATTATCGGATTGACTGTGGCTGCGATTCCAGAAGGTTTGCCGGCGGTCCTATCGATTATTTTAGCGCTAGGGGTCCAGACCATGGCAGGCAAAAACGCCATAGTCCGGAATTTGCCATCAGTTGAAACTTTAGGGGCAGTAACAGTCATTTGTTCGGACAAGACAGGCACATTAACGAAAAATGAAATGACGGCAACTTCTGTGATTCTGTCAGACGGGGAAATCCAAGCTAGCGGTGTTGGCTACTCGCCTGAAGGGACATTGAAACTAAATGGCAAAAAGGTTTATTTAACGGATCATCCAAGATTAATGAAGTTTTTGTCCTGTGTCAAAACGGTCAATGATGCACATTTATTAAAAGATGCTAAAGGAAACTGGGCAGTCAGTGGAGGGGCTACAGAAGGATGCTTGCTGACACTTGTTGAAAAGGCTGATCAGAGTGTTGAAAAGTTGCCTGTGCTTTCGAAAATCCCATTCGATTCCTCCTATAAGTACATGGCGGCATTAGTTGAAGAACAGGGAAGTAAATGGATTTACGTTAAAGGGGCTCCTGAAAAGCTATTGAAGATGGTTCCAGAGAAAGAACATGTTGAATGGGAGGCGAAGATTGCCGAACATGCAAAACGCGGTGAACGGCTCCTGGGGGCGGCTGTAAAACAGGTGGATTATCATATTGATGAAATTGGGCACGAAGATATGGAGAGCGGTTTTGAATTTTTGGGGCTTGCAGGCATTATTGATCCGCCCAGGGAAGAAGTGATAGAGTCGATTGCACAATGTAAACAGGCAGGGATCCGCGTAAAAATGATTACAGGAGACCATAAGGAAACTGCAGTGGCGATTGGGTCCCAGCTTGGCATCGGGGATGGCCTGAAAGCGATTGAAGGCCGGGAACTGGATGGATTGAACAGCCGGGAACTAGAAGCGGCAGCGTTGGAATATGATATTTTTGCACGGACCAGCCCAACGAATAAATTACAATTGGTGGAGGCTCTTCAGGCCCAGGGACAGGTGTGTGCAATGACTGGAGACGGGGTTAATGACGCTCCCGCGTTGAAGCGGGCGGATATTGGCATTGCGATGGGGATTAAAGGAACTGAAGTGTCGAAGGAAGCGGCTGAGATGGTGCTGGTCGACGATAATTTCAGCACGATTGTCAATGCAGTGAAAGAAGGGCGCCGTGTATACGATAACTTGAAAAAAACCATTTTGTTCATTTTACCGACAAACGTGTCGGAAGGACTGCTCATTTTTGTCAGCATTCTTTTTGGCACCACGATTCCTTTAACCCCAGTACAAATCTTATGGGTCAACATGATTACGGCGGTAACGATCTCTTTGGCGATTGCGTTTGAAAAGCTGGAGCCTGGTACGATGGAGCGGCCGCCACGGAAAGCGCAAAGTCCCTTGCTTAGCGGATATTATATTTTCCGCATCGTTTTCGCGTCAACGATCATCGGCGGCGGTATTCTGTGGATGAACAGTGTGCTGGAATCTAGGGGCTATGAGCAGGGAATCCTGCAGACGATGACTCTGCAAGCATTGGTGATTTCGCAGCTGTTATATTTGTTCAATTGCAGGAGCGAGCGGCGATTTGCGTTGAATCGTGACTTCTTTTCCAATAAAGCGGCGTTTATCGTATCGGTGATTTTACTTGTAGTACAGCTCGCAGTCACGTATGTCCCGTTCATGAACATCTTGCTTGGGACGGAACCGATTGCGCTCGGGTATTGGGTCTGGCCGCTCTTGATCGGCCTGAGCGTATTTATTATCGTAGAGCTTGAAAAATGGCTAATGCGTTCGATGGAACGAGTTGGAAAACGATCGAAAACTAATCAAACCAAGCACGGGTGAAGGAGGAGTTATGAAAAAGATACATAGCGAAATCATTGAATTCAGGGGAAGCCATTATGATTATGGAATGATGCAAGGAATAGCGCTTAAAGAATCGATTACATTGCACAACCGCCGTGGGCAATGGAAAAGCAAGAGGCCACGCTTTGTTATCGATCCGGCAGAAGCGCAAGCGGCTTTCAACGAATACGCGCCTAAATTGTGGGATGAGCTGAAAGGCCTTGAAGACAGCCTCCAGCTGCCAATTGATGAGGTGCTGCGAGATTTCGGGGGTTACCGGATCGATGCGCCGCCGTCGGGCTGTTCAATTGTCACGGGTGAGGATTTCTTAGTGCGTAATTATGATTTTCATCCCCAAACGTATGAAGGCAGGTTCTGCTTATTCCAGCCAGAAGAGGGGAATGCCCTCATCGGCCCGAGCCAACGCATTTTGGGGCGTATGGATGGCATGAACGAACATGGATTGGCGATGGGCTATAACTTCATGCATCGGAAAAATCCGGGGGATGGCTTTGTCTGTTATATGATCGGGCGCATCATCCTCGAGAGCTGCGCAACTATAGAAGAGGCGGTTGATTTAGTTAAAGACATTCCGCATCGCGGGTCATTCAGCTACGTCGTGACCGATAAGGGCGGCGCGACAAAGGTCATCGAAGCAACGCCGCGTAAAGTCGCGGTGCGTGATGCCATTGCGTGCACGAATCATTTTGAAATCCAGCAACATGAGAACCGCAATTATTTAAAGGATTCTTACGAACGGCTATCGATTATCGAACAGAATGCAGAAGATGCTATGGAAGCGTATCGCGCTTATCGCTTGTTCAATGATACGGGTCGCGGCTTGTTTTCGAATCTTTATAAGAGTTGGGCTGGGACGATCCATACTTCGGTTTATCTGCCGAAAGAGCGGGAAGTGTGGTTTGCGCTTGGAGGGGATCAGGAGCCTGAAGTGTTCAATTTCGGGGAGTGGCTTGCAGGAAAGCCTGTCCGCAATCGATCCGTCCATGGGCAGATTGAGACCGGCATTGGCTTTGCTCATACGGATGCTTTATTCAAATAAAAAACGGCTGGAGCGTAAATGCTCTAGCCGTTTTTTTGTTGCAGTGAAGAAAGGTCGTCAAGATATGGAAACGGAAAATGAGTGTCGATTTTCCCGTTGATTCGTTTTGCCAGCAAGCGCTCGCCTTGCAGCCATTTTTGAAAATCGAACATGAGCGGCAAGCGGTCAGGTCCAATGGCGA
Proteins encoded:
- a CDS encoding C45 family autoproteolytic acyltransferase/hydolase, with translation MKKIHSEIIEFRGSHYDYGMMQGIALKESITLHNRRGQWKSKRPRFVIDPAEAQAAFNEYAPKLWDELKGLEDSLQLPIDEVLRDFGGYRIDAPPSGCSIVTGEDFLVRNYDFHPQTYEGRFCLFQPEEGNALIGPSQRILGRMDGMNEHGLAMGYNFMHRKNPGDGFVCYMIGRIILESCATIEEAVDLVKDIPHRGSFSYVVTDKGGATKVIEATPRKVAVRDAIACTNHFEIQQHENRNYLKDSYERLSIIEQNAEDAMEAYRAYRLFNDTGRGLFSNLYKSWAGTIHTSVYLPKEREVWFALGGDQEPEVFNFGEWLAGKPVRNRSVHGQIETGIGFAHTDALFK
- a CDS encoding cation-transporting P-type ATPase; amino-acid sequence: MTEERWFDEEIMDILDKQAVRLGEGLRQDEAIHRLEVWGHNELPEGKREPAIIKFLKHFHDVLIYVLLAAAIITVVLGHYIDTIVILAVVVINAAIGYIQQNKAEKALDSIRDMLSIKAAVLRSGKRIEILATELVPGDLVYLRAGDKVPADMRLAEEANLLVEESSLTGESEAVEKQTDKLPADTVLGDRTNMVFAGTSIASGSGIGIVTATGGSTELGKISSAMESVEKLQTPLLKQTAQFGKRISMIIVLCAIGMFFIGYSFHDYATAELLLAIIGLTVAAIPEGLPAVLSIILALGVQTMAGKNAIVRNLPSVETLGAVTVICSDKTGTLTKNEMTATSVILSDGEIQASGVGYSPEGTLKLNGKKVYLTDHPRLMKFLSCVKTVNDAHLLKDAKGNWAVSGGATEGCLLTLVEKADQSVEKLPVLSKIPFDSSYKYMAALVEEQGSKWIYVKGAPEKLLKMVPEKEHVEWEAKIAEHAKRGERLLGAAVKQVDYHIDEIGHEDMESGFEFLGLAGIIDPPREEVIESIAQCKQAGIRVKMITGDHKETAVAIGSQLGIGDGLKAIEGRELDGLNSRELEAAALEYDIFARTSPTNKLQLVEALQAQGQVCAMTGDGVNDAPALKRADIGIAMGIKGTEVSKEAAEMVLVDDNFSTIVNAVKEGRRVYDNLKKTILFILPTNVSEGLLIFVSILFGTTIPLTPVQILWVNMITAVTISLAIAFEKLEPGTMERPPRKAQSPLLSGYYIFRIVFASTIIGGGILWMNSVLESRGYEQGILQTMTLQALVISQLLYLFNCRSERRFALNRDFFSNKAAFIVSVILLVVQLAVTYVPFMNILLGTEPIALGYWVWPLLIGLSVFIIVELEKWLMRSMERVGKRSKTNQTKHG